From Homalodisca vitripennis isolate AUS2020 chromosome 1, UT_GWSS_2.1, whole genome shotgun sequence, the proteins below share one genomic window:
- the LOC124357454 gene encoding S-adenosylmethionine sensor upstream of mTORC1 has translation MASEKHKELAAFIKGVHQNLRLQSRSVGAEQAWSEHCQQTHVLEKYAENMKLLATEFWEKNNSKESDLCRIKWVVNQCEEYFYKSGYVSAAAKENKLSTRFLNKPVKQVESSGDVLKLIDVGSCYNPFSNFSIFEVTALDLMPATSDVIKCDFLSVNIDIGTKVIENPCFDLPAEHFDVVVFSLLLEYFPFSDQRFRCCANAYKLLKPGGLLFILTPDSKHATANSKVMKSWRYALASLGFWRVSYQKLRHLHCMAYRKCVDPQVSRSWFVAQQCQELPETLMCIPQDFHDYCDTSADVALLPERCDVDNSLLADTFSSLPDVDVFS, from the exons ATGGCCAGTGAGAAACATAAAGAGTTGGCCGCTTTTATTAAAGGTGTTCATCAAAACCTGCGTTTACAGTCACGGTCTGTAGGAGCCGAACAAGCCTGGTCGGAACATTGTCAACAAACTCATGTGTTAGAG AAGTATGCTGAGAATATGAAGCTTTTGGCAACAGAATTCTGGGAGAAGAATAATTCAAAAGAAAGTGACTTATGCAGAATTAAATGGGTTGTAAACCAATGTGAAGAGTATTTTTACAAAAGCGGTTATGTTAGTGCAGCAGCAAAGgaaaacaaattgagtacaagatttttaaataagCCTGTAAAGCAAGTTGAATCATCAGGAGATGTTCTGAAATTAATAGATGTCGGAAGTTGCTACAATCCTTTTTCAAACTTTTCTATTTTTGAGGTGACTGCATTAGACCTTATGCCAGCAACCTCGGATGTTATAAAGTGTGATTTCTTATCAGTGAATATTGACATTGGTACGAAAGTTATAGAAAATCCATGCTTTGATCTGCCAGCAGAACATTTTGATGTTGTCGTGTTCTCACTTCTCCTGGAATATTTTCCCTTTTCTGATCAACGGTTTAGGTGCTGTGCAAACGCATACAAGCTGCTGAAACCGGGTGGTCTATTGTTCATCTTGACCCCTGACTCAAAACATGCTACGGCCAACTCCAAAGTTATGAAGAGCTGGAGATATGCCCTGGCTTCGCTAGGGTTCTGGAGAGTGAGCTACCAGAAACTGCGACACCTCCACTGCATGGCGTATCGGAAGTGTGTGGACCCGCAAGTGTCGAGGAGTTGGTTTGTTGCGCAGCAGTGTCAGGAGCTACCGGAAACTCTGATGTGTATACCCCAAGACTTCCATGACTACTGCGATACTTCGGCTGATGTTGCATTGCTGCCAGAGAGATGTGATGTAGACAACAGTCTACTGGCAGATACGTTCTCAAGTTTACCTGATGTTGATGTTTTCTCGTAA